Proteins encoded together in one Bactrocera neohumeralis isolate Rockhampton chromosome 4, APGP_CSIRO_Bneo_wtdbg2-racon-allhic-juicebox.fasta_v2, whole genome shotgun sequence window:
- the LOC126755482 gene encoding E3 ubiquitin-protein ligase SHPRH-like isoform X2: MHKKIILCKIAVEDNSATQQSIENYMTTSNSFEWDDKKWTKLFPFPTDLLAKLNTNVHHVITIDKCIDEIKAENFLAVTYNINRAVPSLEDQYILSNIFKNYKTPIGQTKDIESFNEENDAAGSKRNLIQEYVTTALYDALFQKHFELSCNNQKLPILPDCFRPTLCDYQARTVHWLLEREMNITIFPNYYTQLEARDGETTVYKHLLSWHIQESEPAPIKIPAGGILADEMGLGKTVEMLALLVLHQRQLSDVTPLENLCNDEPEKKRKRRSTNLFCICTRKTMTELRTCKRCKFQQHAKCVGGFDVNANNDSYICPNCWYITTQNSLLKAATTFIVTPYTIKAQWFSEINRHVTPTLKVFDYNEQVAANWISPKELATYDVVLTDYHVLRREIYHTSAYVSDRVTRNEQRSMRRLSPLLMVEWWRVCLDEAQMVESNASNVAAMVKQLPAINRWAITGTPIQRSIDDLCGLLEFIGFTEPLTPPTGWKVLVDDFVMHQNAVDDRDKAELTLVDVLQRCMWRTCKSKVDAELQIPPQSEEVHRIRLSNLEKLFYTEQHALCESSFQHVLRKHLGSAEGILKISPIIMKIILQPLLKIRQSCIIPVVNTGSGQHKGTSNVQQKQFLQPKDLHAHLKYTNEFECKSELRTMASSYNGMAAIYFIRGDYEQSIKHYEMVLRLARDYKDINISVDSLLQIHALHNIQQACYISPANVKQLSADVLSKYEEDCNALEWKYLEPYANTMTTMRTNCSNAEDTLKRLEANFDVPLLEFTNMLAEKISEVNDAFAIALLNRFRDEFATAFGGSPKLEQLQSISGMLYILVMWYQKVEAARTHLNEEFENLKFYTMNVTVRSKNTPAIWRDMTKFIRSVYDCHLNEILDDKKDREKNKTKLKSKKSKLKLCKLCQIRNALNDYECLLFNKVVDEDTNMTEGLENPSFEVALIKILFGFLRTKGPFISFSQQMDRHWEAIECRQQLCKKLIKYWIEIEYTVKAYDELDMCKMRISLAENEEEKTHFKLLDYELDDTFLEQQMNLYNAQRQFAMKLARLKYITHLEADADTGPCPICQSEDESRYAVLECGHNICLLCLRTIRQYNTHQKLCCPICRNQQNSEK; the protein is encoded by the exons ATgcataagaaaattattttatgtaaaatagcAGTGGAGGACAACAGCGCAACTCAGCAGTCGATAGAGAACTATATGACTACATCGAATAGTTTTGAATGGGATGACAAAAAATGGACTAAGTTGTTTCCATTTCCAACGGACTTGCttgcaaaattaaatacaaatgtgcatcatgtaataacaattgataaatGTATAGATGAAATTAAGGCGGAAAACTTCCTTGCTGTTACTTATAATATTAATAGAGCTGTGCCTTCATTAGAAGACCAGTACATTctgtcaaatatatttaaaaattacaaaacgccCATAGGACAGACAAAAGACATAGAAAGTTTTAACGAAGAAAATGATGCCGCAGGTTCTAAACGTAATTTGATACAAGAATATGTCACTACGGCGCTTTATGAcgctttatttcaaaaacattttgaattaagTTGTAATAATCAAAAACTGCCAATTCTACCAGATTGCTTTCGGCCCACATTATGCGATTACCAGGCTCGTACAGTTCATTGGCTATTAGAACGGGAAATGAATAtcacaatttttccaaattactATACCCAACTGGAGGCACGCGACGGCGAAACGACGGTATATAAGCATTTATTAAGTTGGCATATTCAAGAGTCTGAACCAGCACCAATTAAGATACCAGCTGGTGGCATACTTGCAGATGAAATGGGTTTGGGAAAAACAGTAGAGATGTTGGCACTTTTAGTATTACATCAACGCCAATTATCAGATGTTACACCATTAGAGAACTTATGCAATGATGAGCCGGAGAAAAAACGTAAACGCCGttctacaaatttattttgtatttgcacAAGGAAAACAATGACTGAATTACGTACATGTAAACGATGTAAATTTCAACAACATGCAAAATGTGTCGGTGGTTTCGATGTTAACGCCAACAATGATTCATATATATGTCCTAACTGTTGGTACATAACAACGCAAAACTCGTTGCTAAAAGCTGCAACCACATTCATTGTGACACCTTATACAATAAAAGCGCAATGGTTTTCTGAAATAAATAGACATGTTACACCAACTCTTAAAGTTTTCGATTACAATGAACAAGTGGCAGCCAATTGGATTAGTCCAAAAGAGTTGGCCACCTACGATGTGGTACTAACCGATTACCATGTGTTGCGCCGTGAGATATATCACACCAGCGCTTATGTTTCCGATCGTGTAACACGAAATGAGCAACGCTCAATGCGTCGCTTGTCACCATTACTTATGGTCGAGTGGTGGCGGGTATGCCTTGATGAAGCACAAATGGTAGAATCAAATGCATCGAATGTAGCAGCTATGGTAAAACAACTGCcag CTATAAACCGCTGGGCCATTACTGGCACTCCCATACAACGGAGCATTGATGATTTGTGTGGTTTATTGGAATTCATCGGTTTCACAGAACCCTTAACGCCGCCAACCGGTTGGAAAGTATTAGTAGATGATTTCGTTATGCATCAAAATGCTGTAGATGATCGTGACAAAGCAGAATTGACACTTGTTGATGTTTTGCAACGTTGCATGTGGCGCACATGTAAATCTAAGGTCGATGCAGAACTGCAAATTCCACCACAATCTGAGGAGGTCCATCGCATAAGGTTGAGCAACTtggagaaattattttatactgaACAGCACGCGCTATGTGAGAGTAGTTTCCAACATGTACTTCGAAAGCATTTGGGCAGTGCTGAAGGCATATTAAAGATATCGCCgataataatgaaaatt ATTCTGCAGCCCTTGTTGAAGATACGTCAGTCATGTATCATACCAGTTGTAAACACGGGCAGTGGGCAACACAAAGGCACGTCAAACGTGCAACAGAAACAATTTCTACAGCCAAAGGACTTGCATGCGCATCTCAAATACACTAATGAGTTTGAGTGTAAATCCGAATTGCGCACCATGGCTTCGTCATACAACG gCATGGccgcaatttattttataagaggAGATTATGAGCAGTCAATTAAACACTATGAAATGGTGTTGCGTTTAGCGCGCGATTACAAAGACATCAACATTTC TGTAGACAGTTTGCTGCAAATTCACGCATTGCATAATATACAGCAAGCTTGTTACATCTCACCTGCCAATGTCAAGCAATTGTCAGCCGACGTGCTGTCGAAATATGAGGAGGATTGCAACGCCTTAGAGTGGAAATATCTGGAACCATATGCGAATACAATGACAACGATGCGTACGAATTGCAGCAATGCAGAAGACACGCTTAAACGGTTGGAGGCGAACTTCGATGTACCACTATTAGAATTTACTAATATGCTAGCCGAAAAAATTAGCGAGGTTAACGACGCGTTTGCAATCGCGTTGTTGAATCGGTTTCGCGATGAATTTGCAACCGCTTTTGGTGGCAGCCCGAAATTAGAACAATTACAAAGCATATCGGGTATGTTGTACATACTAGTAATGTGGTATCAAAAAGTGGAGGCCGCGCGAACGCATTTGAATGAGgagtttgaaaatttgaaattttacacaatgaACGTAACCGTGCGCTCGAAAAATACACCAGCCATTTGGCGTGATATGACTAAATTTATACGCAGCGTCTACGACTGTCATCTCAATGAAATACTT GACGATAAAAAGGATCGTGAAAAGAACAAAACGAAGTTAAAATCCAAGAAGTCGAAACTTAAGCTGTGTAAACTTTGCCAAATTCGCAACGCTCTTAATGATTACGAATGTCTATTATTCAATAAGGTCGTTGATGAAGACACCAACATGACGGAGGGTTTGGAAAATCCCTCTTTTGAAGTAGCACTTATTAAAA TATTATTTGGCTTTTTGCGCACGAAAGGTCCTTTCATAAGTTTCTCGCAACAAATGGACAGACATTGGGAAGCCATTGAATGTCGTCAGCAGCTTTGTAAGAAGCTCATTAAATACTGGATCGAAATTGAATACACCGTAAAGGCTTATGATGAATTGGATATGTGTAAAATGAGAATTTCCTTGGCAGAAAATGAGGAGGAGAAGACACATTTCAAATTGCTTGATTATGAG CTGGACGACACCTTTTTAGAGCAGCAAATGAACCTGTACAATGCACAGCGACAATTTGCTATGAAGCTTGCGCGTCTCAAGTACATAACACATTTGGAGGCTGATGCTGACACTGGACCATGCCCTATTTGTCAATCAGAAGATGAAAGTCGG tacGCTGTATTGGAGTGCGGACACAATATATGTCTCTTATGTTTACGAACAATACGTCAATATAATACGCATCAGAAACTATGCTGTCCGATTTGCCGCAATCAACAAAATTcagaaaagtaa
- the LOC126755482 gene encoding E3 ubiquitin-protein ligase SHPRH-like isoform X1 — protein sequence MHKKIILCKIAVEDNSATQQSIENYMTTSNSFEWDDKKWTKLFPFPTDLLAKLNTNVHHVITIDKCIDEIKAENFLAVTYNINRAVPSLEDQYILSNIFKNYKTPIGQTKDIESFNEENDAAGSKRNLIQEYVTTALYDALFQKHFELSCNNQKLPILPDCFRPTLCDYQARTVHWLLEREMNITIFPNYYTQLEARDGETTVYKHLLSWHIQESEPAPIKIPAGGILADEMGLGKTVEMLALLVLHQRQLSDVTPLENLCNDEPEKKRKRRSTNLFCICTRKTMTELRTCKRCKFQQHAKCVGGFDVNANNDSYICPNCWYITTQNSLLKAATTFIVTPYTIKAQWFSEINRHVTPTLKVFDYNEQVAANWISPKELATYDVVLTDYHVLRREIYHTSAYVSDRVTRNEQRSMRRLSPLLMVEWWRVCLDEAQMVESNASNVAAMVKQLPAINRWAITGTPIQRSIDDLCGLLEFIGFTEPLTPPTGWKVLVDDFVMHQNAVDDRDKAELTLVDVLQRCMWRTCKSKVDAELQIPPQSEEVHRIRLSNLEKLFYTEQHALCESSFQHVLRKHLGSAEGILKISPIIMKIILQPLLKIRQSCIIPVVNTGSGQHKGTSNVQQKQFLQPKDLHAHLKYTNEFECKSELRTMASSYNGMAAIYFIRGDYEQSIKHYEMVLRLARDYKDINISVDSLLQIHALHNIQQACYISPANVKQLSADVLSKYEEDCNALEWKYLEPYANTMTTMRTNCSNAEDTLKRLEANFDVPLLEFTNMLAEKISEVNDAFAIALLNRFRDEFATAFGGSPKLEQLQSISGMLYILVMWYQKVEAARTHLNEEFENLKFYTMNVTVRSKNTPAIWRDMTKFIRSVYDCHLNEILDDKKDREKNKTKLKSKKSKLKLCKLCQIRNALNDYECLLFNKVVDEDTNMTEGLENPSFEVALIKILFGFLRTKGPFISFSQQMDRHWEAIECRQQLCKKLIKYWIEIEYTVKAYDELDMCKMRISLAENEEEKTHFKLLDYELDDTFLEQQMNLYNAQRQFAMKLARLKYITHLEADADTGPCPICQSEDESRYAVLECGHNICLLCLRTIRQYNTHQKLCCPICRNQQNSEKIYYVTRTSTISADTNIQVIGDYSSKITYIVRLILKLQRDHSKDVQPLKILVFSQWAEILHPIAMALTQNGIRHRFNLTPRTIEEFKNPQLGVTCLLMPLHRGCNGLNLIEATHVFLVEPILNPGEEAQAIGRVHRFGQTRSTTVHRFIVCNTIEENIFNVVNAGKQTQANWEFKQMSVESLRNLFHLENDVSEEYIPNARDPIDVT from the exons ATgcataagaaaattattttatgtaaaatagcAGTGGAGGACAACAGCGCAACTCAGCAGTCGATAGAGAACTATATGACTACATCGAATAGTTTTGAATGGGATGACAAAAAATGGACTAAGTTGTTTCCATTTCCAACGGACTTGCttgcaaaattaaatacaaatgtgcatcatgtaataacaattgataaatGTATAGATGAAATTAAGGCGGAAAACTTCCTTGCTGTTACTTATAATATTAATAGAGCTGTGCCTTCATTAGAAGACCAGTACATTctgtcaaatatatttaaaaattacaaaacgccCATAGGACAGACAAAAGACATAGAAAGTTTTAACGAAGAAAATGATGCCGCAGGTTCTAAACGTAATTTGATACAAGAATATGTCACTACGGCGCTTTATGAcgctttatttcaaaaacattttgaattaagTTGTAATAATCAAAAACTGCCAATTCTACCAGATTGCTTTCGGCCCACATTATGCGATTACCAGGCTCGTACAGTTCATTGGCTATTAGAACGGGAAATGAATAtcacaatttttccaaattactATACCCAACTGGAGGCACGCGACGGCGAAACGACGGTATATAAGCATTTATTAAGTTGGCATATTCAAGAGTCTGAACCAGCACCAATTAAGATACCAGCTGGTGGCATACTTGCAGATGAAATGGGTTTGGGAAAAACAGTAGAGATGTTGGCACTTTTAGTATTACATCAACGCCAATTATCAGATGTTACACCATTAGAGAACTTATGCAATGATGAGCCGGAGAAAAAACGTAAACGCCGttctacaaatttattttgtatttgcacAAGGAAAACAATGACTGAATTACGTACATGTAAACGATGTAAATTTCAACAACATGCAAAATGTGTCGGTGGTTTCGATGTTAACGCCAACAATGATTCATATATATGTCCTAACTGTTGGTACATAACAACGCAAAACTCGTTGCTAAAAGCTGCAACCACATTCATTGTGACACCTTATACAATAAAAGCGCAATGGTTTTCTGAAATAAATAGACATGTTACACCAACTCTTAAAGTTTTCGATTACAATGAACAAGTGGCAGCCAATTGGATTAGTCCAAAAGAGTTGGCCACCTACGATGTGGTACTAACCGATTACCATGTGTTGCGCCGTGAGATATATCACACCAGCGCTTATGTTTCCGATCGTGTAACACGAAATGAGCAACGCTCAATGCGTCGCTTGTCACCATTACTTATGGTCGAGTGGTGGCGGGTATGCCTTGATGAAGCACAAATGGTAGAATCAAATGCATCGAATGTAGCAGCTATGGTAAAACAACTGCcag CTATAAACCGCTGGGCCATTACTGGCACTCCCATACAACGGAGCATTGATGATTTGTGTGGTTTATTGGAATTCATCGGTTTCACAGAACCCTTAACGCCGCCAACCGGTTGGAAAGTATTAGTAGATGATTTCGTTATGCATCAAAATGCTGTAGATGATCGTGACAAAGCAGAATTGACACTTGTTGATGTTTTGCAACGTTGCATGTGGCGCACATGTAAATCTAAGGTCGATGCAGAACTGCAAATTCCACCACAATCTGAGGAGGTCCATCGCATAAGGTTGAGCAACTtggagaaattattttatactgaACAGCACGCGCTATGTGAGAGTAGTTTCCAACATGTACTTCGAAAGCATTTGGGCAGTGCTGAAGGCATATTAAAGATATCGCCgataataatgaaaatt ATTCTGCAGCCCTTGTTGAAGATACGTCAGTCATGTATCATACCAGTTGTAAACACGGGCAGTGGGCAACACAAAGGCACGTCAAACGTGCAACAGAAACAATTTCTACAGCCAAAGGACTTGCATGCGCATCTCAAATACACTAATGAGTTTGAGTGTAAATCCGAATTGCGCACCATGGCTTCGTCATACAACG gCATGGccgcaatttattttataagaggAGATTATGAGCAGTCAATTAAACACTATGAAATGGTGTTGCGTTTAGCGCGCGATTACAAAGACATCAACATTTC TGTAGACAGTTTGCTGCAAATTCACGCATTGCATAATATACAGCAAGCTTGTTACATCTCACCTGCCAATGTCAAGCAATTGTCAGCCGACGTGCTGTCGAAATATGAGGAGGATTGCAACGCCTTAGAGTGGAAATATCTGGAACCATATGCGAATACAATGACAACGATGCGTACGAATTGCAGCAATGCAGAAGACACGCTTAAACGGTTGGAGGCGAACTTCGATGTACCACTATTAGAATTTACTAATATGCTAGCCGAAAAAATTAGCGAGGTTAACGACGCGTTTGCAATCGCGTTGTTGAATCGGTTTCGCGATGAATTTGCAACCGCTTTTGGTGGCAGCCCGAAATTAGAACAATTACAAAGCATATCGGGTATGTTGTACATACTAGTAATGTGGTATCAAAAAGTGGAGGCCGCGCGAACGCATTTGAATGAGgagtttgaaaatttgaaattttacacaatgaACGTAACCGTGCGCTCGAAAAATACACCAGCCATTTGGCGTGATATGACTAAATTTATACGCAGCGTCTACGACTGTCATCTCAATGAAATACTT GACGATAAAAAGGATCGTGAAAAGAACAAAACGAAGTTAAAATCCAAGAAGTCGAAACTTAAGCTGTGTAAACTTTGCCAAATTCGCAACGCTCTTAATGATTACGAATGTCTATTATTCAATAAGGTCGTTGATGAAGACACCAACATGACGGAGGGTTTGGAAAATCCCTCTTTTGAAGTAGCACTTATTAAAA TATTATTTGGCTTTTTGCGCACGAAAGGTCCTTTCATAAGTTTCTCGCAACAAATGGACAGACATTGGGAAGCCATTGAATGTCGTCAGCAGCTTTGTAAGAAGCTCATTAAATACTGGATCGAAATTGAATACACCGTAAAGGCTTATGATGAATTGGATATGTGTAAAATGAGAATTTCCTTGGCAGAAAATGAGGAGGAGAAGACACATTTCAAATTGCTTGATTATGAG CTGGACGACACCTTTTTAGAGCAGCAAATGAACCTGTACAATGCACAGCGACAATTTGCTATGAAGCTTGCGCGTCTCAAGTACATAACACATTTGGAGGCTGATGCTGACACTGGACCATGCCCTATTTGTCAATCAGAAGATGAAAGTCGG tacGCTGTATTGGAGTGCGGACACAATATATGTCTCTTATGTTTACGAACAATACGTCAATATAATACGCATCAGAAACTATGCTGTCCGATTTGCCGCAATCAACAAAATTcagaaaa GATTTATTACGTCACACGCACGTCCACAATCTCTGCGGACACAAATATACAAGTCATCGGCGACTATTCATCCAAAATTACCTATATTGTGCGCTTGATTTTAAAGCTGCAACGAGATCACTCTAAAGACGTACagcctttaaaaattttagtattctCACAATGGGCCGAAATTTTGCATCCAATCGCAATGGCTTTAACACAAAATGGCATACGTCACCGGTTTAACTTGACGCCGCGCACAATTGAGGAATTTAAG AACCCACAATTGGGCGTCACTTGTTTGCTGATGCCTTTGCACAGAGGATGCAATGGCTTAAACCTAATAGAGGCTACACATGTTTTTCTTGTCGAACCCATACTAAATCCCGGCGAGGAAGCGCAAGCCATTGGACGCGTGCATCGTTTCGGACAGACTAG ATCAACAACGGTACATCGTTTTATTGTTTGTAATACGATTGAGGAGAATATATTCAATGTCGTGAATGCTGGCAAACAAACGCAAGCGAATTGGGAATTTAAGCAAATGTCAGTGGAGAGCTTACGGAATCtgtttcatttagaaaatgatGTTAGCGAGGAGTATATACCAAATGCAAGGGACCCAATAGATGTCACCTAA